The Staphylococcus sp. KG4-3 genome has a window encoding:
- a CDS encoding class I SAM-dependent methyltransferase, with protein MTQEETVMEKLFQTLDEKAKSLNEDNGQSFIENLGLAMEHVYTNKRDLLEQATLQDRRKAFQFAYLSLMQNEDIQANHQITPDSIGLILGFLSERFLKNSEAMHIADLASGAGHLSASVHEVLSDHTLMHHLVEVDPVLSRVSVHLANFLEIPFDVYPQDAIMPLPFEDADVVIGDLPIGYYPVDDRSKEMALGFEEGHSYSHFLLIEQAITAMKPSGYAFLVVPSNIFEGENVKQLQNFIATETEMQAFLNLPATLFKNEKARKSILVLQKKETNVTKSVEVLLANIPDFKSPQQFQGFLQDLNAWMQENHPEN; from the coding sequence ATGACACAAGAAGAAACAGTAATGGAGAAGTTATTCCAGACATTAGATGAAAAAGCTAAATCGTTAAATGAAGATAATGGGCAAAGTTTTATTGAGAATTTAGGACTAGCAATGGAGCATGTTTATACGAATAAAAGAGACTTGTTAGAACAAGCTACTTTGCAAGATAGAAGAAAAGCATTTCAGTTTGCTTATTTAAGTTTGATGCAAAATGAAGATATACAAGCAAATCATCAAATTACACCAGATTCTATAGGTCTAATCCTAGGTTTTCTATCTGAGCGTTTCTTGAAAAATAGTGAAGCCATGCATATCGCTGATCTTGCTAGTGGAGCAGGACATTTAAGCGCCTCTGTTCATGAAGTACTTTCTGATCATACGTTAATGCATCATTTGGTAGAGGTCGATCCAGTATTATCTAGAGTAAGTGTACATTTAGCTAATTTCTTAGAAATTCCATTTGACGTATATCCACAAGATGCTATTATGCCGTTACCGTTTGAAGATGCTGACGTTGTTATTGGTGATTTACCGATTGGGTATTATCCGGTAGATGATAGAAGTAAAGAAATGGCACTTGGTTTTGAAGAAGGGCATAGTTATTCACATTTCTTACTCATCGAACAAGCTATTACAGCAATGAAACCATCTGGTTATGCTTTTTTAGTTGTACCAAGCAATATTTTCGAAGGCGAAAATGTGAAACAGTTACAAAATTTCATTGCTACAGAAACAGAAATGCAAGCTTTTTTAAATTTACCAGCGACATTATTTAAAAATGAAAAAGCCCGTAAATCTATACTTGTATTACAGAAAAAAGAAACGAATGTAACCAAATCTGTAGAAGTTTTACTAGCAAATATTCCCGATTTCAAAAGCCCACAACAATTCCAAGGATTTTTACAAGATTTAAATGCATGGATGCAAGAAAATCACCCTGAAAATTAA
- the tpx gene encoding thiol peroxidase, with translation MAQITFKQDPITLLGSQVKKGETAPDFAVLDNDLNEVNLSTYDGQKKLISVVPSIDTGVCDQQTRKFNEEASKEDGVVLTVSVDLPFAQKRWCASNGLDNVITLSDHKDLSFGKSYGVVMEELRLLARSVFVLDKNNKVVYTEIVSEGTDFPDFDAALEAYRSI, from the coding sequence ATGGCGCAAATTACATTCAAGCAAGATCCAATTACTTTATTAGGTTCACAAGTGAAAAAAGGAGAAACTGCACCGGATTTCGCTGTATTAGATAATGATTTAAATGAAGTAAACTTATCAACTTACGATGGTCAGAAAAAACTTATTAGTGTTGTACCATCTATAGATACTGGTGTTTGCGATCAACAAACACGTAAATTCAATGAAGAAGCTTCAAAAGAAGACGGCGTTGTATTAACTGTTTCTGTTGATTTACCATTTGCACAAAAAAGATGGTGTGCCTCAAACGGATTAGATAATGTTATTACATTAAGTGATCACAAAGATTTATCTTTTGGTAAAAGCTATGGCGTTGTGATGGAAGAATTACGTTTGCTTGCACGTTCAGTTTTTGTCTTAGATAAAAATAATAAAGTTGTATATACTGAAATTGTTTCAGAGGGTACAGATTTCCCAGATTTCGATGCTGCTTTAGAAGCTTACCGTAGCATTTAA
- a CDS encoding RDD family protein, producing MENVQNEYRDNEKISNDDKQVETSDLYHEQIAKALYAGFGIRFCAFIIDLLIIFGVESFILKPIYHFTNIDSLKLWIDYFSVGHLLNALVFYLYFVLLTKYFKQTLGKMICNVRVERIDRQRLTWQDVLFREWIGRIISGVFMNLPYLVVIFTNKHRGIHDYFADTVVIKNKLDKLFYLK from the coding sequence ATGGAAAATGTACAAAATGAATATAGAGATAATGAGAAAATAAGTAATGACGACAAGCAAGTTGAAACAAGTGATCTTTACCACGAACAAATAGCTAAAGCATTATATGCAGGATTTGGAATAAGATTTTGCGCATTTATCATAGATTTACTAATTATTTTTGGTGTAGAGAGTTTTATTTTGAAACCTATTTATCATTTTACAAACATTGATTCTTTAAAATTGTGGATTGATTATTTTAGTGTTGGACACTTGCTAAATGCATTAGTATTTTACTTGTATTTTGTACTACTTACGAAGTACTTTAAACAAACATTAGGAAAAATGATATGTAATGTAAGGGTTGAGCGTATAGACAGACAACGTTTGACTTGGCAAGATGTATTATTTAGAGAGTGGATAGGTCGTATTATTAGTGGTGTATTTATGAATTTACCATACTTGGTAGTTATATTTACGAACAAACATAGAGGTATTCACGATTATTTTGCAGATACAGTCGTTATAAAAAATAAATTAGATAAATTGTTTTATTTGAAGTAG
- the sppA gene encoding signal peptide peptidase SppA has product MSKKRIIAIIIAIVIVIGGIVMSSISAFVTTMFNDSSSTAMDPFTEEIEKEGNSNKRIAHLTLNGEIAEGTGGGLFGGSGYNHESFLKQLDNVKKDDTIKGVLLTVNTPGGGTYPSDEIYEKIKEIKQKNKKVYVHMESMAASGGYYISAPADKIYAGPQSMTGSIGVIMSSVDYSELQKNLGIKENVIKSGDHKDILSSSREMTSEERSILQSVLDDSFDRFVNIVKEGRDMSESKVRKLADGRIYSAQQAKSNGLIDEIGYEDKTIKALQKDIKSKDAEVFEYTEGGGFFSSFSDMKTSVSQFTDSFKDIKSIINNDTKTEPMYLYEG; this is encoded by the coding sequence ATGTCGAAAAAACGCATTATTGCTATAATAATTGCAATTGTTATAGTGATTGGTGGTATTGTTATGAGTTCGATATCAGCTTTTGTAACCACAATGTTTAATGATTCGTCTTCTACAGCGATGGATCCCTTTACAGAAGAAATAGAAAAAGAAGGCAATTCTAACAAACGTATCGCACATTTAACATTAAATGGAGAAATCGCCGAAGGTACGGGCGGTGGTTTGTTCGGTGGAAGCGGCTATAATCATGAGTCTTTTCTTAAACAATTAGATAATGTGAAAAAAGATGACACGATTAAAGGCGTATTATTAACAGTCAATACACCTGGCGGTGGCACATACCCAAGCGATGAAATATATGAAAAAATAAAAGAAATTAAACAGAAGAATAAAAAAGTTTATGTACATATGGAATCGATGGCAGCATCAGGAGGCTATTATATTTCAGCGCCTGCCGATAAAATTTATGCAGGACCACAATCAATGACAGGTTCTATCGGAGTAATTATGTCTAGTGTCGATTATTCTGAATTACAAAAGAATTTAGGGATAAAAGAAAATGTTATTAAATCTGGCGACCATAAAGATATTTTAAGTAGTTCAAGAGAGATGACTTCAGAAGAAAGAAGTATATTACAATCTGTATTAGATGATAGCTTTGATCGTTTTGTAAATATCGTTAAAGAAGGCAGAGACATGTCAGAAAGTAAAGTTAGAAAGTTAGCTGATGGTCGCATTTACAGTGCACAACAAGCTAAAAGTAACGGTTTAATTGATGAAATAGGTTATGAAGATAAGACTATAAAAGCTTTACAGAAAGATATTAAATCTAAAGATGCTGAAGTATTTGAATATACAGAAGGCGGTGGATTTTTCTCTTCATTTTCAGATATGAAGACGAGCGTTTCTCAGTTTACAGATAGTTTTAAAGATATCAAATCAATAATTAATAATGATACTAAAACTGAACCTATGTATCTATACGAAGGTTAG